The following proteins are encoded in a genomic region of Phragmites australis chromosome 9, lpPhrAust1.1, whole genome shotgun sequence:
- the LOC133929268 gene encoding photosystem I assembly factor PSA3, chloroplastic-like translates to MGALPVAHKLALTSPFLPRHRRPRPTARSWRRRHGAVVAYMEPNPNSPASIAGRLIGAFPVVGLVARILSDEGGVGGDIIDFAEFRRRVSKKCTVMDSQAFYDFNERRGKPGDPFYVLLCCWLAAVGGGLLKTEEILEGVARLRISNDIEFEEETFIDMMRAAKEKRAKLKAPTPQIPMEARAEKALEAIYICCFWQDMVEEEDEKLLCTILNAVFPSVGRPTVERMVSAMAEQVASGERKRDVKNVSKEVVQRQLKDLEFLKQNKLD, encoded by the exons ATGGGAGCTCTACCCGTCGCCCACAAGCTCGCTCTCACATCCCCCTTCCTCCCGCGCCACCGCAGGCCCCGCCCCACCGCCCGCAGCTGGCGCCGGCGACATGGAGCGGTGGTGGCGTACATGGAGCCTAATCCAAACTCCCCGGCGTCCATCGCGGGGCGCCTCATCGGTGCCTTCCCCGTGGTGGGCCTCGTGGCGCGCATACTAAGCGACGagggcggcgtcggcggcgacaTCATCGACTTCGCCGAGTTCCGCCGCCGCGTCAGCAAGAAGTGCACCGTCATGGACTCGCAGGCCTTCTACGATTTCAACGAACGCCGCGGCAAG CCAGGAGACCCCTTCTACGTTTTGCTGTGCTGCTGGCTGGCTGCCGTCGGCGGCGGGCTGCTGAAAACAGAGGAGATTTTGGAAGGCGTGGCGCGGCTCCGCATCTCCAACGACATCGAGTTTGAGGAGGAGACATTTATCGACATGATGAGGGCGGCAAAGGAG AAAAGAGCAAAGCTGAAGGCTCCAACTCCGCAGATACCGATGGAAGCGCGGGCAGAGAAGGCCCTCGAAGCCATCTACATCTGCTGCTTCTGGCAGGACATGGTCGAGGAAGAGGACGAGAAGCTCCTGTGCACGATACTGAACGCGGTCTTCCCGTCGGTCGGGAGGCCGACGGTCGAGAGGATGGTGTCTGCCATGGCGGAGCAGGTGGCCTCCGGCGAGAGGAAGCGGGACGTCAAGAACGTGTCGAAGGAAGTGGTGCAGCGGCAGCTCAAGGACCTTGAGTTTTTGAAACAGAACAAGCTGGACTAG